Proteins encoded within one genomic window of Arachis ipaensis cultivar K30076 chromosome B08, Araip1.1, whole genome shotgun sequence:
- the LOC107610335 gene encoding formin-like protein 3, whose protein sequence is MKFTRPVYAVFFVFLLCTLAKIGFEGKLWKPQEFYADHGVVIKEEQEWIHCRKELIERNNDIKDYDLESKTNLLDCITRTHPPTHDSEEKELDHVSVSQFYSEDNRGRYLLDKLPQSEKKLPRPVPVPSPKKLRVKKKFANSLPPKGITLSDISPSPNSPPIDFYVLFPPPPDSPPPPPPPQVDEEDNSERKIPIIIGSVVSGIIIIVGMLLCYREIRKSRKAYKDDRPLTVLGSSDVSGSKKFIALGNSNTNENGIIYGKNPSIVGNVTTSPEDNNASLGMGVGVGLGVAAGEASSSESKEQVPLGPAPEGLAPEPAGPPPPPPPPPPPPAAXXRPPPAPPVKILSRARLSNVEEDSADAPKAKLKPFFWDKVAASPDQAMVWHEIRAGSFQFNEQKIESLFGCNNPNRKESTSQEPSLQLIQIIDPKKAQNLSILLRALNVTTEEVVDALREGSEIPVELIQTLIKMAPTTDEELKLRLFDGNIAQLGPAERFLKVLVDIPLAFRRLESLQLMLTLPEEVSSIKECFSTLEVSCDKLRKSKLFLKLLEAVLKTGNRLNDGTYRGGAQAFKLDTLLKLSDVKGTDGKTTLLHFVVQEIIRSEGVRALRTERARQSNSSVRTEDSVDDSIDQESEEHYRRLGLKVVSGLSSELEDVKRAAIIDGDALTAAVWKLDRLLSKSEELLNNDLKSIDEDSNFKRSLENFVDKSKAQVSWLSEEEKRIMAEVKATADYFHGQAGKDEGLRLFVIVRDFLVMLDTVCKEVQLTTQKPMKISHKKEASNSSSPPVSPNTQQQSPSDLHRRLFPAIAARRIHCSSSDEDEDEEEDN, encoded by the exons ATGAAGTTTACAAGACCTGTTTATGCTGTTTTTTTTGTCTTTCTTCTTTGTACCTTGGCCAAAATCGGCTTTGAAGGGAAACTGTGGAAACCCCAAGAGTTTTATGCAGATCATGGTGTTGTAATTAAG GAAGAGCAGGAGTGGATACATTGCAGGAAGGAATTGATAGAGAGGAACAATGATATTAAGGACTATGACTTGGAATCAAAAACAAACTTATTAGATTGCATTACAAGGACACATCCTCCAACTCATGATTCAGAAGAGAAGGAGCTTGATCATGTGTCAGTGTCACAGTTTTATTCCGAAGACAATCGCGGTAGATACTTGCTTGACAAGTTACCTCAGAGTGAGAAGAAACTACCAAGACCTGTTCCTGTTCCATCACCCAAAAAACTGCGTGTCAAGAAGAAGTTTGCCAACTCGCTTCCGCCTAAAGGGATAACACTAAGTGACATTTCTCCTTCTCCAAATTCTCCACCTATAGACTTTTATGTGCTATTTCCACCACCACCAGATTCACctccccctcctcctcctcctcaagtTGATGAGGAGGATAATAGCGAACGAAAGATACCAATTATCATTGGTTCGGTTGTGTCAGGAATAATAATCATAGTAGGCATGCTCTTATGCTATCGTGAGATCAGGAAAAGCAGAAAAGCCTACAAAGATGACAGGCCTTTAACTGTATTAGGCTCAAGTGATGTGTCTG GTTCAAAGAAGTTTATTGCTTTGGGAAATTCTAATACCAATGAAAATGGTATAATCTATGGAAAGAACCCTTCTATTGTTGGGAATGTTACCACTAGTCCTGAAGATAACAATGCCTCATTGGGTATGGGTGTTGGTGTGGGTTTGGGTGTGGCTGCGGGTGAGGCCTCATCATCAGAAAGCAAGGAACAAGTTCCATTAGgtcctgctccagaaggattagcCCCTGAGCCGGCAGGGCCACCACCCCCACCACCTCCACCACCTCCACCCCCTGCTGCTNNNNNTAGGCCTCCACCTGCCCCTCCTGTTAAAATCCTTTCACGGGCACGTCTTAGTAATGTGGAAGAGGATTCTGCGGATGCTCCGAAAGCGAAACTAAAGCCATTTTTCTGGGATAAGGTTGCTGCATCTCCTGATCAAGCAATGGTCTGGCATGAGATCAGAGCAGGGTCATTCCA GTTCAATGAACAGAAAATCGAGTCTTTATTTGGCTGCAACAACCCCAATAGAAAAGAGTCAACATCACAAGAACCTTCATTACAGTTAATTCAGATTATTGATCCTAAGAAAGCACAGAATTTATCAATTCTTTTACGTGCTTTGAATGTGACTACAGAAGAAGTTGTTGATGCCCTTAGAGAAG GTAGCGAGATTCCTGTTGAGCTGATCCAAACATTAATAAAGATGGCGCCAACAACAGATGAGGAACTGAAGCTGAGGTTATTTGATGGAAACATTGCTCAACTTGGCCCTGCAGAGCGGTTTCTCAAGGTCTTAGTTGACATTCCACTCGCTTTCCGACGTCTCGAGTCTCTACAACTCATGCTCACTCTTCCAGAAGAGGTCTCAAGCATCAAGGAGTGCTTTTCAACATTAGAG GTTTCATGTGATAAACTAAGAAAAAGTAAGCTTTTCCTTAAACTACTAGAAGCAGTTCTCAAGACAGGAAACAGATTGAATGATGGAACATATCGCGGCGGCGCTCAGGCCTTCAAGCTTGACACACTTTTGAAGCTTTCGGACGTAAAAGGAACCGATGGAAAGACAACACTTCTACACTTTGTGGTTCAGGAGATCATACGTTCAGAGGGAGTAAGAGCTTTGAGAACAGAGAGAGCGAGGCAGAGCAATTCTAGTGTCAGAACAGAGGATTCTGTTGATGATTCCATTGATCAAGAATCAGAAGAACACTACCGAAGACTTGGCCTTAAAGTAGTTTCAGGCCTAAGCAGTGAACTTGAAGATGTTAAAAGGGCGGCAATTATAGACGGCGATGCTCTAACGGCTGCAGTGTGGAAACTTGATCGGTTACTCAGCAAAAGTGAGGAGTTATTGAACAATGATTTGAAGAGCATAGATGAAGACAGCAACTTCAAGCGTTCCCTTGAAAATTTTGTGGACAAATCAAAAGCTCAAGTGTCATGGCTGTCTGAGGAAGAGAAGAGGATCATGGCTGAAGTGAAGGCTACAGCAGATTACTTCCATGGACAAGCAGGGAAAGATGAAGGCTTGAGATTGTTTGTAATTGTTCGCGATTTCTTGGTAATGTTGGACACAGTATGCAAAGAGGTGCAGTTAACAACACAGAAGCCAATGAAGATCTCTCATAAGAAAGAGGCTTCAAATTCGTCGTCGCCGCCAGTATCTCCGAATACTCAGCAGCAGTCTCCTTCTGATCTGCATAGAAGACTGTTTCCGGCCATAGCAGCGCGCAGGATCCATTGCTCTAGTTcagatgaggatgaggatgaggaagAGGATAATTAG
- the LOC107612114 gene encoding uncharacterized protein LOC107612114 gives MAPTRSTGIFLCLLIIIMDVAAGILGIEAEIAQNKVQHLKLWLFECRDPSQKAFQMGLAAAILLGLAHAIVCLMGGLSCLCSQQGINRASSNKQISMLCLVLAWIALAVGMILLVIGTKSNHGSNGSCGFSHHHFLSIGGISCFVHGLFSVLYYGSATATFN, from the exons ATGGCCCCTACTAGATCAACAGGAATTTTTCTTTGTCTCCTGATTATAATCATGGATGTTGCAGCTGGGATTCTTGGCATAGAGGCTGAAATTGCACAAAACAAG GTTCAGCACTTAAAATTGTGGCTATTTGAGTGTAGAGACCCAAGTCAGAAGGCCTTTCAAATGGGGTTGGCCGCAGCCATACTTTTGGGGCTAGCCCATGCTATAGTCTGTTTAATGGGTGGCTTAAGTTGCCTTTGTTCTCAACAAGGGATTAATAGGGCTTCTTCAAACAAGCAAATTTCCATGCTTTGCCTTGTTTTAGCATG GATTGCATTGGCTGTTGGAATGATCTTGCTGGTGATAGGGACAAAATCAAACCACGGTTCAAACGGTTCTTGTGGATTTTCACACCATCACTTCTTGTCCATTGGTGGCATTTCTTGTTTTGTTCATGGCCTATTCTCAGTTTTATATTACGGTTCTGCCACCGCCACATTTAATTAA
- the LOC107610334 gene encoding transcription factor bHLH117 yields the protein MISMEPYSIDPMFSGMSLQSLLNLNPSLLSFLTDHPPQPQLPNHLTLHPTLEPYFNFIPKRPRLTYSSCSSSSSSPPSSLRAKPLPPKSNFARQRRQKLSEKTRCLQKLMPWDKKMDQATLFEQAYSYVKFLQAQVSVLQSMPYHAPPSPSFNNGGGCVFGFGDLERLNRNQLLQVLVNSPVAQTVMSSKGLCVFSMEQLGLLTKLSERRLLLQNMNANMNMVSDSKPFFN from the coding sequence ATGATATCCATGGAGCCCTACAGCATAGACCCCATGTTTTCAGGAATGAGCCTCCAATCACTCCTAAACCTCAACCCCTCCCTCCTCTCCTTCCTCACCGACCACCCTCCACAACCACAACTACCAAACCACCTCACTCTTCACCCCACTCTTGAACCCTACTTCAACTTCATCCCAAAACGCCCCCGCCTCACCTACTCTTCGTGTTCATCATCGTCATCGTCTCCGCCGTCCTCCCTCCGCGCAAAACCCCTTCCTCCGAAGAGCAACTTTGCTCGCCAGAGGAGGCAGAAGCTCAGCGAGAAGACTCGCTGCCTCCAGAAGTTGATGCCATGGGACAAGAAGATGGATCAGGCCACACTTTTCGAACAAGCCTACAGCTATGTTAAGTTCTTGCAGGCTCAGGTCTCCGTTCTTCAATCCATGCCCTACCACGCACCACCGTCACCCTCCTTCAACAATGGCGGCGGCTGTGTGTTCGGGTTCGGCGACTTGGAGAGGCTGAACAGGAACCAGTTGCTGCAGGTGCTGGTGAACTCTCCGGTGGCGCAGACGGTGATGTCGTCGAAGGGTTTGTGCGTCTTCTCAATGGAGCAGTTAGGGTTGCTGACGAAACTCTCGGAGCGGAGGCTTCTCCTTCAGAATATGAACGCCAACATGAACATGGTGTCTGATTCAAAACCTTTCTTCAACTAA